The genomic window CACTGTTGCTGGCATGAATTTGCCCGTGCATTTGGTCCTACCACTGGCAACAATTTAAACCTGTCAATCCAGGAAAGATATGCACATCATCGGtgcacttttatttattttgagtaTAAATGAGTAGTTAATTTGCTAATAAATTTGTTTTCTTGTGGGTATATTCATCTCATTAGAAATGTCGTTTGTGTGGCTTTGGTCTTCCTAAATATTGTATGGGTTTTCCCTTTCCTGGTTTAGCTTTTGCGAAACAATTATTATTCTAGCGTGTGATCTACTCATGCCTATTTACCTTACCGTATAGTTTTCCATTCTAGAACACTAGACCTTTCTCCACAGCTGAGATGTTGAGATGACAAGTTTAATTCGTGTTTAATCTTTGCAGATGCAGACTAATTTTGCATCCCATATAGGTCATACAAGAATGTTAAATTCCCTTCATTTTTGTTCACGAAAGTTGCATTACAGGCGATGAGAGACTCAGGATGAGGGCAAAATGGTCTTGACCACTGGTAGACTCTTCTATCGGCTCACCATCACTCCCACGGACAGCGTTGTACTCGAGTCCAGCAATTAAACTTCTGAAGATATCATGTAGGCCGAACCCAAGAGGAAACAGATTACAACtacttttttaaaatatttttattcatAGTTGCATCTCTGTCATGTTCACGTGGACAATGACTATACCTATTATAAGTCCTTGCAAGTTCACACAAGAAATTAGACATCCTGCATTCTTGACTACACAACTGTGATTTCTTGGATTAGGATTTCCTTGTCCTCTTGAACTTCACATGACATCATCAAAAGATAAGTGATGGGCTTTGTATTAAGCTTGACCATGAGAGATGTGGGGATCATGAGGCACACATATATTTCTAACCCCATCCCCCACCCCGCATCAAATTTCTGGATCTAAATTTAGAATTCAATACTCACATGAATTTCATAGGCTACTTTGATCAAGATGACACAAGTGCAcacttagtactccctccattcacaactataagatgttctaacttttatATGAACGGATGTAGATAGACACGTTTTAGTTAGTTGTTGTTCACTCATTTGagtctgtatgtagttcatattgaaatactCAAATTATAGTATTTGTGAACCGAGAGAATAGTATATAGTGAGCTTCATTTCACCCAAGAGAGCTTCTGTTACATGAAAATTAATTAATTTTCATATGAATTTGGATATTCAATACCCATATGAATTGTATAGGTTGCTTCCtcgagacgtgcattgcacgtgtacGTTTACTAGTGAGAAAAAAGTGTTTTATGCTACCTTGACACTTATTTGAAAAGGGTGAGATGCACAACACAAGCGAGTCTTTCGCAGTCGGTAGGTTGATTTGATAATGTTTACCTTGTACTATCTCCATGCAGGCAAAGTATAATTACATTACAACATTCTAAACATATTGCATGTATTATTCATGTGTGGGCTAGGGGGTGACCATATGGTTCTTTCTTCACCATGGGTATTATCGTTATCTTTGTATCAAAACTTATTGTCTTATCTCTCCGGTGACCATATGTTAATGGCCCCTACGTGGCTTGGCGCAAATTTGGGTGTGCGTGCTACCAACTTGGTGCAACCAACTTATGAACGCTTGGCGTGATTGCCCCTTGGAGGTCCGTGTGTGCGTGGAGGCATCTCGAACGGTTGGGCGGGTGACCTAGGGAAGAAGTGGTGTGGATGTATGTTGTGACCTATTGGTGGTAGTCGATGATAGAAATGTTATCAGTTGTGGGTGTATTTCTTCCCATTAGAGGCATTGTCAATGAGTTTGTTTCAACCCCTTGACCATGGCCGCCGCTTTTGAGTAGCCAGTGCGGTATCCCCTTCCCTTGACATTTGGTATGGTGGTGACATATACTGCCCTAGGAGGAAGCCATGCCTGAAAAATGGTTGGTGCGAACAACAACAAGGTTTGAGGCTATTATTCTCTTCCTGAAGGCACTTTCTAAAAACTCTGGGTGGATGATATGCATGATGGTGCAGGTTGACATGGGGCTGGAGATTGCGGTTTGGTGACATGGGGAGGTGCTTGTAGTGGATGAGCAACATCTAGTTTTGGCATGATTGTTTTAGGCAAAGTTTAACTGAATAGTTTCCCGACTGTTAGGATTTTACATGGTTGTCTTCTAATTAATCAAcacatcttttttttttgaggatcaatCAACACATCTCCGAAGGTTGATTTTTGGACTAGTTTTTCTTACATCACGACAATTCACTTCCTCGTATTATGAAATATTGAGAATACACTACTCTCTTTGATGATGTATTGCATGGGAGGCGACCACTAGAATAGGCAAATTAACTACATGAATATTGCATCATTTTTCATTTATATCTTCAAGAAAGAAAATTGGACTGTGGTAAAGAACTGCCCTGGATTTTCGTCTTCCTAGTGTGTCCCTCCCACACCCTCTCTTCCATGCGTACAACAACACATAAGCACGATATGAGCAAAGATTCTTCCAATTTCGTATTTTATAGAAGTTTTATCTCCTAAATTTTTATCTCGGTTGATGATCTGCCTTCATCACTGGGGTTTTTCGCGACGGAGATCTTTGAAAGTACATCCCATGTTGACATGTTTCGATAACTTCTTCTTCGTTCACATTTTTCAGATTACTCCCACCTACTTGCCATGTTATTAGTCACCTAGTTGTCAGATTAGACTAACTTGGCTGCCATTGAACATTGATATACACCACTAAAGAATTGATTCATGGTACTTGTGTTGGTTGATGCATTATCTTACTTATTGTTAACACCTGAATACCCGTCTCTCTAGCTTTACACACTCCCCGCGTTACACTGAATAAGAATTATTCCATTTCGTTAAGACAAGACTTTGACCAACAATTACTCTTTTAATATTTGATTTATGTGATACAAAAACACTATCATAACAAAGTATTTTTAAATACAAATCCAATGACACAAATTTCATGTCATATAACCGTGTATTTATGGAGTAACTGGGTTAGGATCCTCTGCAGTACTGTACGGTGCTGTACAGTCACTATCATGTGGGACCGGGCCCCATATGTCATCGACACTACAGCACCATACGATACTGCAGAGGATCTCAACCCGGAGTAACTATTGGTCAAATGCATGTCTTAACGAAACAAAATACATCTTACTTTTAGGAATGGAGGCAGTAACATTGCACTCTTTAAGAACATACAAAATTGTTGTTCCATAACGACGATAAACATAATATGATAGCTGGTAATAACAAAAATTAACTGTTGAAACATATCAACGTAGGATCTTGTTTTGGAGTCCCGTCGAGCCAAATCCATCAGGAAAGATGGATCACTATTTGGATTAACGGCTTgtgagataaaacattttaaaattcAAAAAAGAAACATAAGGTAGCAGATTCTTGAATGCATGTAACTTCCGTAGAaatactacctccgttcctaaatataagtcttttttagagattttaatatataGATTACATACGGATGAATATAACATATTTTAGagggtagattcactcattttgcttcatatgtagtccatattcaaATCCCTacaaaaaacttatatttaggaacggagggagcttCGTTGTTAAATTGCCATTGGGCGAATACCTGAATTTTCcccgcaaaaaataaaataaaatccaaGACACTATACATAAGGTTAACACACGACACTATTGTGGAGTCATTTGCTCGTGCATAGTGTCAATCACTCCAATCTTTTTAGAGTGATGAAATTCAGATATTGGCCGGCCTTGGTGTGCTACAATGGCACATGGCCGTCGATCAAGAGAGACAAACCGTGGCCTCGCAGGAAACGAACGACCCAGTCTAAGGTGGAATCCACCCACCCACAAGGTGGAGAAGAGAATATCCTCATCATCCACGGCTAACAGTGTTATATGATACTGTACCGATAGCAAAGACATTCCAATCAAACAGAAAGGAACCGAAGTGCAACGAGCACCGTTCGCACCACTTCCAGGCAGCAAAGTTAGAAGAGCCAGCGTCAGAAAAATGGGAAACAACTAGTAGGATTAAGTTCGAAGTAGCTAAAATGTAAGTTTCCGGCAGCACACTAGTGACAATTTCAAAGTCTCTGGGTGAAGTCACCTAAATTACAGGAACAGAAAAGCAAATCAAGCATAGTAGCAACTACAGAACGAAATCCAATATATAGAAGAACCGCACAAGACGCACCCAGACGACCCTTACTTCGCCTCCCTCTCACGATTCCACTGTTCGATCTTGGCCCTGCGCTCCTCGCTGTTCTCCCTCACAGGGCTTCTTGCCCGCCTCGGAGGGCTGCCTCCATACCTACGCCTTCCCCCATCGTCATGCCTTTCATGCCTACTGCTCCCACCCctccgtccaccgccgccgccgccaccaccacgacGGAAATCATCACGGCCACGATAGTCATCACGGTCATGACGCTCTCTCCTATGGTGTGGGCTTGGGCTGCGGCTCCTTCCTCGTTGCGATCTCCTATAGCGCCCAAAGAGTTTCTTCCTGAGATCCTTACCTATCTGCTTCACATGCATGAAATTGCAGTGCCCACCACGAGTGCAGGTGTTCTCCTCATACTGCCTGCAGGTCGCTTCACGGAAGTCCGTCACAGGAGAGAAGTCAACAATTATTAGGCGACCAGAGTAAAAGCGTCCCTGAAGGGCGGTATGAGCTGCTGCTGCCTGATCTTCCTCTCTGAACTGGACATACACATTGCCTATCATGTGATCAGAAAGGTTGTCACAGACGTTGAGGGTCTCAATCTCACCAAACTTGCTCAGTTCCTCAAAGATATCCTCATAAAAATCTTCAAAATGCTCCTGCATCTTGCGAGGATCTATCGGCTGGCCTTGAGCATCAACCCCAGGGGTAATCATATCAGGGCGCTGATACATGTTCATGAGCACAATAGTAGGTGATATGGTTGGCCTGTTATGGATGCGAGAGCAGCGATCGCCATGACGACAAGCTCCAATCTTGAAGTAAAATGGACAGTTGACCCTGTCTTTCTCTGTACCAAATATCGAAGCCAAGTGTTCCGCCATTGTTTGATATCAGTCAAGCTGACCACAAGCCTGCAAAGTCAAATATTTAGTCATCAAAACACATGTTAGCAGTGCTCCGGTATGCATAAGGCTCTCAGTCTTCAAAAGAGTAGCACCTTGCATAATCAGCCTTTAAATTAATGTCTACATGTTTCATAGACTGCTACCTAAAACTAATTAAACCATGATTTGTTTCAAAACTTACACGGAATAAAAGTAGACGCGAAACAGTGATCAAAATTTCTGATGTTGCAAGAGCTGCTAGTTGATGCAAGAGAAACAGAAGGgaaaattgtactccctctgtctcataatgtaagacgttttttgacactagtgtagtgtgaaAGAACGTCTTaaattatgggatggagggagtatacgcCAGATTCTAACCCATGTAATCTCACCGAAGAAAACTGCCTTGTGCACAACTAGTCTTAACAGGTTCTATCTATTTCAGAAACTGCGTTTCAGATGTTTTTCTAAGTGGATGAAGCTCTAATAGCACGCCATACTTTTATTTACTATCTTTAACATTACAGATTGGCAACCAGTACTTGGAAGGACTTCAATTGAGCATCAAAGATTATTTTCTAAGGAGGAGCAGCTAGGGCCTGCAGTACAAAGCATAACAATCACACATTCTTGCAAGACAACACTAATCCATACTGCGTCTTATGACCTAACTCAAAACAGTTAATATTGAAACATGCAGGATATACAAAATAAATCATACACAGGGTTACAATGTTTTTCGAATGAAGCCATTATTTGGCCTAAAATCCGAACTGCGTTCAGATAGTAAAAAGCAAACAACAAAACCCTGCAACTGGATAAACAAGATAAATTTTCAAACTAAGATGCTTAGTGCCTCTGTCCCTGCAACTGCAGAAGAGCCCACAAAACCAAAAGGCACAAACAAAGCAACTTTTTGTGTCGCACATGAATACTTCCTTCTCAGGTAGCCCATGCTATATCCGTCCAAAAAGAATTCTATTTCGTCCATTTAAAAACCTAATCTGCACACCATTTTAGATCATTAAATCGGTGAAAAAAGGTCCAGGAAATATACTACTATCCAGAATACTATAGTACAAAGATGTGGAGCACTTTGATATATGTATAATTAGAGCAGAGTACATGCTTAACCCACaaaggagcaaaataataatataaataacataatttGCTGTCATGCTGGGTGAAAATTCTGGTCTCGCATTTCAGAGACTATCATAGCCAGTGCCACATATATGAAACGAGCCACAAGATTGGTCCAGTAGTTGGAGTCTCGGAGAATTATTTGAAACTTTGCAAGTTTTTCCCCTAATAATACAATAAAATTAGTCATGACCAAATGATATGCTTTGACATAAAAATTATTATGTGATTGAGAAGTTATCTCTTACAGCACCTTGGTGTGCAAGGTATATCTCTCCTACACCGCGAGCTGGCTAGTACAAAAGAAGGGACACCTCCCAGACAGCTGCCGGGCAAGGTTTGCGTGCAAAGCAAAATTATGGTTGTTATCACTAGCAACACAACTGATACATACTAGTTTCATGTCCAACCATCGAATTTCTGTGTTGCAAAGAAGAGAAAATTGATGAGGGGTGGTTCAACCCGCGATTTTTCTACCCCACGGTTGCACCACCAGACGCAAAGGTATTATCATACCCCCAGCTACATACCCAAAACGAGGGCCTACAACGAGATGAAAATTGAACGGGGGTGGTTCGGCACGCGGATTCGCGAGGTCGGGACAAGATCCTCTACACGGATCTAATTTTTCCTACTTCCTGGAATCCAAAATCGAGAGTAGGAATCGGCAGATTCGCGGGGTCGAATCCAAAAAGGTCGCGTCGAGATCTGGTAAAGCGAGGGGAGAAGGGTTAGGGTTTTAGAGGGGAGGAGACGCGCACCTGTGAAGCGACGAGTCGGAGGAGGGTCGTCGACAGCTGCGCTCGCaccgacgagagagagagagagggagggtggGGGGACGAGCGAGCGGCGTTTGTGGCGGCTCGATGAGGCGTCCCGTCCCTATATACCGCCCACTCTGCGTGGAGAGTCCTGTACCGGCCCGATTTATTCGAGTCCCTTGGACACTCCTGGACCGGCCCGGTTTATTCGAGTATGTCGACGGGTCGGACTGTCGGTTTCGGACAGGATTTAAAAGGCAAAACTTTTATGGGCTTCGATGCGGTGATTCTGCCCACACGACCACATTGAAGCCCGGGTATTTCCACTGttcaaatcaaaagaaaaagaagctTCTTCGGGATCTGATGCAGAACCAATCCAATCCATACCGCTATGTAGACGACAAATTGATGACTTTTGGTTTTGGATACATGACAATGTGTAATAATAATATTTGCATTAATAATTGtattttttgaacatcagtacacgcatacactcacccctatgaaggcacgcacgcacaccctatccctatgagcgcCTTTGATAGACTGAGCCGCCgtgtcatcttgaaatttacaaagtcaccgtaggcacttcgtcgtcgacgggaacatcccctcccactgaaagcgcatcgccggaaatcctgaaataaatccagcaataatgcgagcatcaggacttgaatcctggtggaatggggataccactgtcagggagatttcgggggcccggggcgaaaatAAAACTTTGGCCTGTTAATACTCGTAATAATATGTGGATTGCATATGCATACAGTCATGTCTCGGCACATAATACATGAGTAAATCTCTAAAATAATGTTTTGGAACTTTGGGTCCTAAAATGCACAAAGACAAAAATAGGAAGTACATAATATAGATAAAATGAGTTTTTTTTATTGCACAATAGTTTAAAGCTCTTGAATTTGCAATGATGTGAGTGAATATACATGCAATCACATAAGACAATTTGTAAGGGCTTTAAACTCAAATCTATTGAAAATAAATGTGTAGCCAAAATACAGCAAAAATTCTATGAAAATATCTCATTTCAATCCAAGAAACTTTCAGCACTAAAGTTCTGCAATTTACTAAAAGTAACAGTAGCTTCACCATTGGTTACGAGCATGTATACCTCACAAATTGCTGAATTTCAGAACGGTAATACGATACACATCGGTTGATCGGTAATCTGGGGCTTGGTCATGACGCGATGTGGAATGGACGGGCGTCTGGCGGGAGGCACTTGGCCATGCGGTCTGGCCGTGCATGCGCGTGTGCGTCCGGCGCATGGAGACTGGAGTCTCGCGAGAGGAGTTCGTCGGCGTCCGTGCATGGGTACTCGCGATCGGAGCGCTGGGTCTGGTGGAATTAGGGATAAGTAGCGATCTTTTTAAGATAGTAGTAATGTTGTTAGAAAAAAAGAAGACTCTAGCGATCTTGTTGTTGGAGAAAATGCTCGCGATCTAAACGAAAACAAGGCAGGCCCCGTGTACCGGGGCTATCTACGTGATTGCTCTCCTAATGAGAGAAGAGCGTCCAGATGCGACGAAGGACGCGGGCTGCTAGCTAGACCTGGGATTTTTTCACGATCTGTACTTTGGGCTATGTGCACCTAGCCAGGGGAGGGGCCACTTGAAtgtcgggggcccggggcggccgccccttcCGCTCCCCTCAAAACTGGCCCTGACCACTATCTCTCTAACCATCGaatcacaggttggttcgcacATTGATAATTATATTGCTCATATGCCATAGCATATATAGAGTACATGGGCTGCGAGATCTCAACCGTATACGCTATACAAGAATTGGGAGATATCGCTAAGCTAGGAAGTAAATACAAGAGATCCTAGCCGTCAGATATACATGCAATAACAACCATGCTCAACCCTCCCCTCTTCCCACAGTCGATACGTCACTAGTGATGAATaaactggaccgaaactcctcaaaTGTAGTCGTCGGTAACCCCTTTATCATGACATCGGCAAACTGCTGCGTGGTGGGTACGCGCAGGACACGGACGTGTCCGAGAGCCACCCGCTCACGCACGAAGTGAATACAAGCTCAATGTGCTTCGTgcggcgatgatgaacggggttggcggagagaTAAATGACGGAGACGTTGTCGCAATACACCAATGTAGCGCGAGTCCCGTCGTGATGTAGCTCCTGAAGAAGTTGTCGGAGCCAGGAATACTCAGCAACGGCGTTGGCCACATCCCGATACTCAGCCTCAGCGCGGGAGCCTGATaccgtgggttgtcgcttggacgaccaggAGATGAGAGAGGGGCCAAGGTAGACGCAATAGCCAAAAGTGGAGTGACGAGTGTCTGGACAGCCGACCCAGTCAGCATCGGAGTAGGCAAGCATGTCTATGGAGGAGGATGTTGTGAGGCTGAGACCAAGAGCATAGTGTCGCGGATATACTGAAGGACCCGCTTCACCAGGTTCCAGTACTGTCTCTAGGAGCGTGCATATGAAGGCACACCTACTGCACGACGTAGTGTAAATCCGGTCTGGTGAGTGTCAAGTACTGGAGTGCACCCACGATGGAGCGATAGAACGATCCGTCCGATGCGGGAGAGCCGCCAAGCGTATAGAGCTTAGCCTTTGTGTCAATAAGAGTGGCAataggcttgcagttaagcatgtcgGCGCGCTCAAGGAGCTCATGTGCGCACTTCtgctgat from Triticum aestivum cultivar Chinese Spring chromosome 3B, IWGSC CS RefSeq v2.1, whole genome shotgun sequence includes these protein-coding regions:
- the LOC123070314 gene encoding splicing factor U2af small subunit B codes for the protein MAEHLASIFGTEKDRVNCPFYFKIGACRHGDRCSRIHNRPTISPTIVLMNMYQRPDMITPGVDAQGQPIDPRKMQEHFEDFYEDIFEELSKFGEIETLNVCDNLSDHMIGNVYVQFREEDQAAAAHTALQGRFYSGRLIIVDFSPVTDFREATCRQYEENTCTRGGHCNFMHVKQIGKDLRKKLFGRYRRSQRGRSRSPSPHHRRERHDRDDYRGRDDFRRGGGGGGGGRRGGSSRHERHDDGGRRRYGGSPPRRARSPVRENSEERRAKIEQWNREREAK